A single genomic interval of Nycticebus coucang isolate mNycCou1 chromosome 21, mNycCou1.pri, whole genome shotgun sequence harbors:
- the TMEM74B gene encoding transmembrane protein 74B → MASPPGLELKTLSNGPHTPRRLAPLGPVAPTREGVENACFSLEENETQFQNPGNTRLGSSPSPPGGIPSLPRSQRDDVSLHSEEGPGLEPVSRPVDYGFISALVFLVSGILLVVTAYAIPREARVNPDTVTAREMERLEMYYARLGSHLDKCIIVGLGLLTVGGMLLSVLLMVSLCKGELYRRRTFIPGRSCRKTYGSINLRMRQLNGDGGHVLVENEVVQVSETGHTLQGS, encoded by the coding sequence ATGGCATCTCCCCCTGGTCTGGAACTGAAGACACTGAGCAATGGTCCCCACACCCCAAGGAGACTAGCTCCCCTGGGCCCAGTAGCCCCAACCAGAGAGGGTGTGGAGAATGCCTGCTTCTCCTTGGAGGAGAATGAAACTCAGTTCCAGAACCCTGGGAACACCAGACTGGGCAGCTCCCCCAGCCCTCCAGGGGGCATCCCCTCACTGCCCCGATCCCAGAGGGACGATGTGTCTCTACATTCAGAGGAGGGGCCAGGCCTGGAGCCCGTGAGCCGTCCGGTGGATTATGGCTTCATTTCTGCCCTGGTTTTCCTGGTGAGTGGGATCCTTCTAGTGGTGACAGCATACGCCATCCCCCGGGAGGCCCGTGTCAACCCGGACACAGTGACAGCGCGGGAGATGGAACGACTGGAGATGTACTATGCCCGCCTGGGCTCCCACCTGGACAAGTGCATCATCGTGGGCCTGGGGCTGCTCACGGTGGGCGGCATGCTCCTGTCGGTGCTGCTGATGGTCTCCCTGTGCAAGGGCGAGCTCTACCGCCGGCGGACCTTCATCCCTGGCAGGAGCTGCAGGAAGACGTATGGCTCCATCAACCTGCGCATGAGACAGCTCAATGGGGATGGGGGCCATGTCCTGGTGGAGAATGAAGTTGTCCAGGTCTCAGAAACTGGCCACACCCTCCAGGGCTCTTAA